GATTCAGTTGATTCAGAAGCACCGTCTGCTCCGTGGGGATAATCGCATGGTGATCCGTAACTTTGCTGTCATCCACAATACGTTTGGTGATATTCAGATTTTTGCGCAGCAAAGGACGTGCCAGCGATGCGTAAGGTCCAATGGCTACACTGTCCAGCCGCTCTTTCAACGTTGCTGTCATATCGGAAGTCAGGTATCGACTGTCCGTACGTGGGTATGTCACAAGCTTGTGCTGTTCGTACAGACGTTGCAGGACATTTGATGTTTGCTTTGCAGAGAAACCATATTTCCGGTTGGCATCCCGTTGCAGTTCCGTCAGGTCATATGCCAGTGGATGTGGTTCCACTTTCTCGCTTTTCTTCACCTGGGCAATCGTGCCCTTGCGCCCATCTACCCGTTTCTTCAATTCTTGCGTTTCTTGAGGGTCGAAAATTCGTGAATCTCCTCCAGCTGCCCGCCACACAGCCTGAAAACCTCCCAAATCTGCCGTTAACGTCTCATACTCCTGTGAGCGGAAACCGTTAATTTCATTTTCCCTGTCCATAATCATACCTAATGTCGGGGTTTGTACACGTCCAGCTGATAACTGCGCATTGAAACGAACGGTTAATGCACGGGTCACGTTAAGTCCAATCATCCAGTCCGCTTCCGCCCGGCAACGTGCAGATTCATAGAGGCGGTCGAACTGACTGCCTGGCTTCAGCGAAGCAAATCCGTCTTTGATCGCCTTATCTGTCTGGGATGAAATCCACAGGCGTTTAAAAGGTTTTTTCCACCCCGCCATCTGCATGATCCAACGGGCCAGCAATTCTCCCTCACGGGCCGCATCCGTCGCAATGACCAGTTCGCCCACATCCTGACGTTTCATCAACTGCTGCACGGCTTTATATTGATGGTTGGTCTCTTTAAGTACTTTCAATTTCGTACGCTCAGGCAGAATGGGCAGGTCCTCCAGATTCCATGTGGCATACTTTTTGTCGTAATCCTCGGGTTCAGCTAATCCAACCAGATGTCCAAGCGCCCAGGTAACGATATATTTTGGGCCTTCCATATAACTTTTATGTTTATCACGCGCACCCATAACTCTGGCTATTTCGCGTGCTACAGATGGTTTTTCTGCGAGTACCAATGTCTTCACTTCATATCTCTTCCTCTCTGGTAGAACGTTATGGCTCTTTATTCCTATCTTTTCATTATATCATTTCACACTAAAGGTATGCTCTGTCATCTCTACTTCCTAATGTACTCGCATCCTGTAACCTCATGTTTAATCAACATATCGAATTCATGTTATATTTATTTACATTAAAATATGTAATAGTTTTTCTGAGTACATGTAAACAGAAGCATGAATAAGTATTAACACAGTAAAGTATTGATGTATACGTTTTTTTGGATAAATATAAACCTTGTAAGATTACCTAACATAACTATACAATGTGTCAAAAGCATAGAAACAGGATCGCTGCTAACACACATCAATGAGACACAGGAAGGGAGCGTGGATGCATGACTTATCATGGATCTGTATTGAAAAAAAGTGGGGCTTTGTTACTGGCGGGAGCTGTTGTTGCCACAACTTGGGGAGGAACGGTGCCTTCGGCATCAGCTGCAACGGCAACGCCTACGAGTAAAACAACAGTAGCTGCGGTATCCAAAGGAAAAGCGCCAGCTACTCCGGCAGCATTTGTTAAGGCCATGGGAAGAAGCAGCAACACTTGCAGGTGTTCCTTTCACCATGGACAAGCTCTCCGGCACAACCGTACAACGTAAAGATGCTGCGGTCGCCTTGCAACAATGGCTCAAGCTGGATTCGACTACCGAATCATTTAAGGATGTCCCGGATGAAGCCACTTTCGCAGGTGCTGTTGGTGCATTGAACACTGCGGGGTTGATGAAAGGTTATACCGATTCCCTCTTCCTTCCAAACGCTGTACTTACCGAGAATGACCTCTCCATACTGAAAGACCGCATTTATAACTACATAAAACCGTTTATCCTGGAGGAAGCAACCATTATGGATCTCCAGGCCGCAATGACGCAAGGAAAACTGACATCAAAAGAGCTGGTTCAGAAATATCTGGACCGCATTGAAAAATACGATGACCAAGGTGTAAGCATCAACGCCGTATTAACCCTGAACCCGGATGCACTCCAAATTGCGGAGCAATTGGATGAAGAACGTGCAGCCCAAGGTGCCCGCGGGCCTCTGCATGGCGTTCCGATTTTAGTGAAAGACAACTTTGATACCAATGACATGCCGACAACCGCAGGCTGTATCTGTCTGAAACATTCAGTCCCTGCTCATGATGCTGAACAAGTGAAGAAACTCAAAGCAGCTGGCGCCATTATTTTGGGCAAAACAAACCTGCATGAATTCGCATTTGGTATCACGACATCCAGCTCATTGGGTGGACAAACGCTTAACCCATACGCCCTGGACCATTATCCAGGTGGCTCAAGCGGTGGAACAGGTGCTGCCATTGCATCTAACTTTGCTGCAGCCGGTATGGGTACAGACACTGGTGGTTCGATCCGAATCCCTTCCAGCTTCAACAGCCTTGTGGGTATCCGTCCAACCATTGGACTGTCCAGCCGTGAAGGTATTATCCCATTGGCTTTGACACAGGATGTCGGTGGACCTATGGCCCGTACAGTTAGTGAC
The nucleotide sequence above comes from Paenibacillus sp. W2I17. Encoded proteins:
- a CDS encoding DNA topoisomerase III — its product is MKTLVLAEKPSVAREIARVMGARDKHKSYMEGPKYIVTWALGHLVGLAEPEDYDKKYATWNLEDLPILPERTKLKVLKETNHQYKAVQQLMKRQDVGELVIATDAAREGELLARWIMQMAGWKKPFKRLWISSQTDKAIKDGFASLKPGSQFDRLYESARCRAEADWMIGLNVTRALTVRFNAQLSAGRVQTPTLGMIMDRENEINGFRSQEYETLTADLGGFQAVWRAAGGDSRIFDPQETQELKKRVDGRKGTIAQVKKSEKVEPHPLAYDLTELQRDANRKYGFSAKQTSNVLQRLYEQHKLVTYPRTDSRYLTSDMTATLKERLDSVAIGPYASLARPLLRKNLNITKRIVDDSKVTDHHAIIPTEQTVLLNQLNPEERKLYDLIVRRFISLFYPAAKYDSVAITVQVGNDSFHVKGTTVKESGWREVYGGDYSDDDDDRADDAADHERALLPDVQQGQSVTVQRCHIKSGRTMPPKRYTEAALLSQMEKHGLGTPATRADIIEKLVSSDTIDRQGNSMHPTGKGKQLIELAAPQLRSPDLTARWEAELERIARGQGKPGPFLDGIRSMAKELVSTVKGSKAEYKPHNVSNSHCPDCNARLLEKKGKRGKFLVCPTEDCGYRRSAEKRLSNRRCAQCHKKMEIKEGKAGLYVQCLPCGITETLDKDKQHVNKRDQQKLVKQYAKQESIGSNLGELLKAAMEKKGE
- a CDS encoding amidase family protein; the protein is MDKLSGTTVQRKDAAVALQQWLKLDSTTESFKDVPDEATFAGAVGALNTAGLMKGYTDSLFLPNAVLTENDLSILKDRIYNYIKPFILEEATIMDLQAAMTQGKLTSKELVQKYLDRIEKYDDQGVSINAVLTLNPDALQIAEQLDEERAAQGARGPLHGVPILVKDNFDTNDMPTTAGCICLKHSVPAHDAEQVKKLKAAGAIILGKTNLHEFAFGITTSSSLGGQTLNPYALDHYPGGSSGGTGAAIASNFAAAGMGTDTGGSIRIPSSFNSLVGIRPTIGLSSREGIIPLALTQDVGGPMARTVSDAAIMLDATAGYDKKDVATAYAVGKIPSSYTDFLDVNGLKGARIGVATELIPSTKAEEKVVADVINTAVDELKTLGATAVPISIPNLTEINKYPSLSGYEFKFQLNDYLDSLGAEAPYHSLSEIIASGEFDKSQEQSMKTRDARQTLETTEYKDIVLKRTQVTRESLLKIMADNNLDAIIYPTSTQAAGVIGEGQNSGGNNRLSPFSGFPAITVPAGFTTDGLPVGMEFLGRAFDEGTLIKLAYSYEQGTHHRQAPKLTP